The following are encoded in a window of Kitasatospora sp. NBC_01250 genomic DNA:
- the msrA gene encoding peptide-methionine (S)-S-oxide reductase MsrA — protein sequence MLFNRHKTALVTADQALPGRPAPAFTLAEPHTVLGHPLTGPYPPGLEVADFGLGCFWGAERTFWRLPGVWTTLVGYQGGHTPNPTYEEVCSGLTGHTEAVRVVFDPALISYETLLKTFWEAHDPTQGNRQGNDVGTQYRSAVYTHSPAQLATAQATRDAFQPALTRLGLGPVTTEIAPAGPFYPAEPYHQQYLSDAKNPGGYCGLGGTGASCPIGVAKTDG from the coding sequence ATGCTGTTCAACCGCCACAAGACCGCGCTCGTCACCGCCGACCAGGCCCTGCCCGGGCGTCCGGCGCCCGCCTTCACCCTGGCCGAGCCGCACACCGTGCTCGGCCACCCGCTGACCGGCCCCTACCCGCCCGGTCTCGAGGTCGCCGACTTCGGTCTCGGCTGCTTCTGGGGTGCGGAACGGACGTTCTGGCGCCTGCCCGGCGTCTGGACCACCCTGGTCGGCTACCAGGGCGGCCACACGCCCAACCCGACGTACGAGGAGGTGTGCAGCGGCCTGACCGGCCACACCGAAGCCGTCCGGGTGGTCTTCGACCCCGCGCTGATCTCCTACGAGACACTGCTCAAGACCTTCTGGGAGGCCCACGACCCGACCCAGGGCAACCGCCAGGGCAACGACGTCGGCACCCAGTACCGCTCCGCCGTCTACACCCACTCCCCCGCCCAGCTGGCCACCGCCCAGGCCACCCGGGACGCCTTCCAGCCCGCCCTCACCCGCCTCGGCCTGGGCCCCGTCACCACCGAGATCGCCCCCGCCGGCCCCTTCTACCCCGCCGAGCCCTACCACCAGCAGTACCTCTCCGACGCCAAGAACCCGGGCGGCTACTGCGGCCTCGGCGGCACCGGCGCCAGCTGCCCGATCGGCGTCGCGAAGACGGACGGCTGA
- a CDS encoding phytoene desaturase family protein produces the protein MRTGGRTGSGGAPDAVVIGTGPNGLAAGVTLARAGLRVELYEAAGTIGGGLRSLPLFDSQVLHDICAAVHPMGAASPFLRAFDLAAHGVELLRAPVAYGHPLPTGPAALAWHDLDATVAGLGADGPAWRRLMAPLVEHSTEVVRLFLSDLRTPPTDLATPLLLAERILRHGTVLARHQFRTEQAAALLAGVAAHGVGRLPSPAAGAIAVLLGHLAHSSGWPLARGGSQAIARALADDITAHGGVIHTGTPVTDLRELPRAKAVLADVAPKGLLALAGPRLPAGYARQLARYRYGPAAAKVDYLVDGAVPWADAGLRQAGTVHLGGTRAQLYAGETLTARGQLSPSPFVLVVDPAVTDPGRAHGGRRPVWAYAHVPHGDPVDRHELVTSAIERHAPGFRDTVLAHRTVTGAQWEAYNPNYVGGDIGAGAISLRQSLFRPAVRWNPYRTPLPGLYLCSAATPPGPAVHGMSGHLAARAALRREFGIRLADLP, from the coding sequence ATGCGCACAGGCGGCAGGACCGGCAGCGGTGGTGCGCCCGACGCCGTGGTCATCGGCACGGGCCCGAACGGGCTGGCCGCCGGTGTCACGCTGGCCCGGGCCGGGCTGCGGGTGGAGCTGTACGAGGCGGCCGGGACCATCGGCGGCGGCCTGCGCAGTCTGCCGCTGTTCGACTCGCAGGTGCTGCACGACATCTGCGCCGCCGTCCACCCGATGGGCGCCGCCTCGCCCTTCCTCCGCGCCTTCGACCTGGCCGCGCACGGCGTCGAGCTGCTGCGGGCACCGGTGGCCTACGGGCATCCGCTGCCCACCGGGCCCGCCGCGCTGGCCTGGCACGACCTGGACGCCACGGTGGCCGGGCTGGGGGCGGACGGCCCGGCCTGGCGCCGGCTGATGGCGCCGCTGGTCGAGCACAGCACCGAGGTCGTCCGGCTCTTCCTCTCCGACCTGCGAACCCCGCCCACCGACCTGGCCACCCCGCTGCTGCTGGCCGAGCGGATCCTGCGGCACGGCACGGTGCTGGCCCGCCACCAGTTCCGCACCGAGCAGGCGGCCGCGCTGCTGGCGGGCGTCGCCGCGCACGGCGTGGGGCGGCTGCCCTCGCCGGCCGCCGGTGCGATCGCGGTGCTGCTCGGCCACCTCGCCCACAGCAGCGGCTGGCCACTGGCCCGAGGCGGCTCGCAGGCGATCGCCCGGGCGCTGGCCGACGACATCACCGCGCACGGCGGGGTGATCCACACCGGCACTCCGGTCACCGACCTGCGGGAGCTGCCGCGGGCCAAGGCGGTGCTCGCCGACGTCGCGCCCAAGGGCCTGCTCGCACTGGCCGGCCCGCGGCTGCCGGCCGGCTACGCCCGGCAGCTGGCCCGCTACCGCTACGGGCCGGCCGCCGCCAAGGTCGACTACCTGGTCGACGGGGCCGTCCCGTGGGCCGACGCGGGGCTGCGCCAGGCCGGCACCGTGCACCTCGGCGGCACCCGGGCCCAGCTTTACGCGGGTGAGACCCTGACCGCGCGCGGGCAGCTGTCGCCCAGCCCGTTCGTGCTGGTGGTCGACCCCGCCGTGACCGACCCCGGCCGGGCGCACGGCGGCCGGCGCCCGGTCTGGGCCTACGCGCACGTCCCGCACGGCGACCCGGTGGACCGCCACGAGCTGGTGACCTCGGCCATCGAGCGCCATGCCCCGGGCTTCCGGGACACCGTGCTGGCCCACCGCACGGTCACCGGCGCGCAGTGGGAGGCGTACAACCCCAACTACGTCGGCGGCGACATCGGCGCGGGCGCGATCAGCCTGCGCCAGAGCCTCTTCCGCCCCGCCGTGCGCTGGAACCCCTACCGCACCCCGCTGCCCGGCCTCTACCTCTGCTCCGCCGCCACCCCGCCCGGCCCGGCCGTCCACGGCATGTCCGGCCACCTGGCGGCGCGTGCGGCCCTGCGGCGCGAGTTCGGCATCCGCCTGGCCGACCTGCCCTGA
- a CDS encoding cystathionine gamma-synthase gives MTEHQHPQGFETLAIHAGQEADPLTGAVVPPIYQVSTYKQDGVGGLRGGYEYSRSANPTRTALEECLAALEGGQRGLAFASGLAAEDTLLRTVLAPGDHIVIPNDAYGGTFRLFAKVLTRWGVDFSVADTQHPEKVREALKPNTKAVWVETPSNPLLGVTDIAAVAQIAHAAGALLVVDNTFASPYLQQPLALGADVVVHSTTKYMGGHSDVVGGALVAADAELGEQLAYHQNAMGAVAGPFDSWLVLRGIKTLGVRMDRHCANAEQIVALLARHPKVTQIFYPGLASHANHEVAAKQMKAFGGMVSFRIEGGEQAAVEVCNRARLFTLGESLGGVESLIEHPGRMTHASVAGSLLEVPADLVRLSVGIESADDLVADLAHALG, from the coding sequence ATGACTGAGCACCAGCACCCTCAGGGCTTCGAGACCCTCGCCATCCACGCGGGTCAGGAAGCCGATCCCCTCACCGGGGCGGTCGTCCCTCCCATCTACCAGGTGTCGACCTACAAGCAGGACGGCGTCGGCGGCCTGCGCGGCGGTTACGAGTACAGCCGGTCGGCGAACCCGACCCGTACGGCGCTGGAGGAGTGCCTGGCGGCGCTGGAGGGCGGGCAGCGCGGGCTGGCCTTCGCCTCCGGCCTGGCCGCCGAGGACACCCTGCTGCGCACCGTGCTCGCCCCCGGCGACCACATCGTGATCCCCAACGACGCCTACGGCGGCACCTTCCGGCTCTTCGCCAAGGTGCTGACCCGCTGGGGCGTGGACTTCTCGGTGGCCGACACCCAGCACCCCGAGAAGGTCCGCGAGGCACTGAAGCCGAACACCAAGGCGGTCTGGGTGGAGACGCCCAGCAACCCGCTGCTCGGCGTGACCGACATCGCCGCCGTCGCGCAGATCGCGCACGCGGCCGGCGCGCTGCTCGTGGTGGACAACACCTTCGCCAGCCCGTACCTCCAGCAGCCGCTGGCGCTGGGCGCGGACGTGGTGGTGCACTCCACCACCAAGTACATGGGCGGGCACTCCGACGTGGTCGGCGGCGCGCTGGTGGCGGCGGACGCCGAGCTCGGCGAGCAGCTGGCCTACCACCAGAACGCGATGGGCGCGGTGGCCGGGCCGTTCGACTCCTGGCTGGTGCTGCGCGGGATCAAGACCCTGGGCGTGCGGATGGACCGGCACTGCGCCAACGCCGAGCAGATCGTGGCGCTGCTGGCCCGGCACCCGAAGGTCACCCAGATCTTCTACCCGGGGCTGGCCTCGCACGCCAACCACGAGGTGGCGGCCAAGCAGATGAAGGCCTTCGGCGGCATGGTCTCGTTCCGGATCGAGGGCGGCGAGCAGGCGGCCGTGGAGGTCTGCAACCGGGCCCGGCTGTTCACCCTCGGTGAGTCGCTGGGCGGCGTGGAGTCGCTGATCGAGCACCCCGGGCGGATGACGCACGCCTCGGTGGCCGGCTCGCTGCTGGAGGTCCCGGCCGACCTGG